The following nucleotide sequence is from Trifolium pratense cultivar HEN17-A07 linkage group LG2, ARS_RC_1.1, whole genome shotgun sequence.
cttattaaaaatatgtgaaaTTTGTGATAATTTTTCAATAGGGTCCTACTAATAGTGATAAGAATTCAAGGTATGTCGTCACATCACATGTAGTGAAAGGCAGCCTAAACATCTAAATACTTAAATAGTATCTTGTGGAAGAATAGCGATGGTAAGATTTAAACTCGGAACccttttttttccccttttcacttttttacttcaaaataatttgtttagtcatttagaaaatataatttggAGATCCATTGTAGTGGTTTAGATGCTGTGTTGTTTTGTTCTGCTGATTGGTTAATTTGTATAGGATATTCAACTATTTCTTTCTTTGTagagtaaagaaaaaatatttgattctGGCATTTCTAAGATGTGCAGGAAATCACGGAAAACAGCACCGCCATATCGTGTAATATTACACAATGACGACTATAATAAACGGGAGTATGTCGTCCAAGTACTTATGAAGGTGATCCCTGGAATGACCCTTGATAATGCGGTTAACATCATGCAAGAAGCTCACCACAATGGAATGTCAGTAGTGATTATCTGTGCTCAAGCTGATGCTGAAGATCATTGCATGCAACTTAGAGGCAATGGTTTACTCAGTTCAATTGAACCTGCAGGTGGTGGTTGTTGATCACATCTTTCAGTTTAAACCTTCGGGTGAGATAGGAAATATCGGGTGTGTACATAATTtcccctaaaaaaaaaaacagacatAACATGTGTAAAACTTGATTATCTTATGATGAAGACAAGGAACTTTgattatgaatatgaataaataacatataaactcatgggtcatgctaaacagtgcccctggggcacgggcactagttaagcatactaaaaaaggaaacaaatgataaagttaatgatgagagagaataacttttcacatcattaaaacattgaatgcacaatttacgagataaaacttctatatttgtattcttaactagtgccccgagggcactgtttagcattttcctaaactTATTTAGCTGGTTAATGATCCCTATATATGTGAACACCTTTCCTGTCAAGTTATCTTTATGAATTTAAGACATCCGTGCTATTAACACGGGTTTATTACAAATatcattttatgttttttttgaaggaaaatatCATTTTATGTTAACAGTTCGTAAAACTGTTTGTaaaatatagaataaataatatatttattttgtttagaaGCTGAAATTGCATTAAAAATGATACGttagcacaaggtgtgccacaacaaaaacaaaagaaacccCATCACACTAgctgttttttatttcttctaaagAATACCCCATCTAGTCTAGTTACATAATAATCAATGAATATAGTCTATACTATATGCTCTATCACaatattttagacaaaatatatGATGAAAGATCAAAATTGttagaattttaaaatagatggaTCAGTtctgcaaaataaaataaaaaatatgaggatgaaaattggaattaaatctaaaaataataaaaaaataaataaactatataaatattcttcaaaataaatacaacatcttatatacaaatatttatttttatttattactatttttttaataataattcaaaaaaaaaaaattgataaaaacaatatattaaaatgagCCATTCATTTTATAAGGGCGGCTACGGTACTCCAATGATCCTTGACAagccatgtttttttttctcccaCCACCGATATCCAATTCACCGGATTACTTAATCTaattcggggtcagttctggtaTTGTGATTTCAACCCTCTTCCAATCATAATTGTGGGGTTGAATCCTGGTCATCTACTAACGAAGTTACCAACTATAAAGCACGGACTCTGACACGGACACGGCGACACGGATACGACGACACTGCTAATGTAAAACATATAGAACACTATCACcgctatatatttataaaagatagtataaattaagaatgaaaatatttacatttaaatCTAAGTCGATgaagttatttcttaaaaaaaattaaaacaagatatgataatattttacctttatttatccgcCTACTATCGAAAAACTACAAATATTGTAATCAACGATGTTGTTTcgacatatttttaatttttgtagaTATGTCTATTGTCTAATATGCACATAAGGAGattataagcaaagaaaaacatttttttgacaCTTGTTCGACACGCGTCAtacgagtgtcttacaggtgtcggacacaattaaaggagtgtcaaagtaaaaaaagaattaattttttttggacgTTGATCTAAGCTATTCGACAGGTATCGTATAAGTGTCGTAGGACTGTCAGACACAAACACGTGTCAGACACCGCGACACGTGTATGTGATTATAGGTTACCAACGATTGGTAGCCAAAGACATATCTCTAATCCAGCGACAAATGTCTGAGATTTGGGTTACTGCAATAATTAGTAGGACTAACTACTAGGCATAGCACTAGCATTATAGTACTCTCCTACCCTACCCTACTCGTTGATGATGATAATGGCGCATGGCAACTTTACAATCATGGCGCGTGGCATCTCCACAATCTCACTCACCGTCTTTTTCTCTCTGTGCTAACCCAACTCATAATTACTACCAATCTCTCTGCTTAAACTCTCAACAACATTACCAAACCCTCTccatcgtcatcatcatcactgtttgttttactactattattcattcaaagcatcatcatcatcattacaTTCAAGTTTTGTCACATTCCATTTCGATCTCTATCTCTTCTCTTAATACAACAATGCTTTTTCATATCCAATTACAATGATCGATTCTTCCATTCCCACCACCAACAATCAGGTACTTTCTTCTCTCCATTTTCACTCTCTTTTGTTATACACACATACATACCCCTTTCATTTCACTgcttttttatgattttgtttacCCCATCAATAATAAAGATGTCATTTTTACCCTCTATAAGGTACTATAAGCTTTTGATTTATTCATTATCTGTAATATCATCTATCTGGGTATACCCATCTTACCTTAtcatgccaaaaaaaaaaaaaatcattaccttttttgtgttgttttcaCTGATTCTGTTATTATCTTTGAACTTGTGTTCCTTTCTGTTTTGGTGTAAATTGGGCAAACAACTGTGGAGACTAATCTCTCGAACCTTTTAATGTTGTTGCATTGGTTCGAACCCGTGACCTTAGTTAAGCTAGAAGAGACATGTGTCATCTTATCGATCTTATCAAAACGATCATGGGTAACTTGTGTTCTTTTTAAGTATCTAAATAAATATAGATGTTCGAACCCATGACCTTAGTTAAGCTAGAAGCGACATGTGTCATCTTATAGATCTTATCAAAACGATCATGGGTAACTTGTGTTCTTTTTTAGTAGATATCTAAATAGATCATATCGATTTTTGACAATGTGCAGGGGAATTATAGGAAAAGTGGCAACAACATAAGTGAAGTGGTGAGCATGGAACAAAAAAGGCGTTGGCACGATCTGTTCTGGTTAGGACTATTCGTGATCCAATTGATTGGTTTGGGTTTTGCGCTTGCGATTCTTGGCCTTAATAGGTTCAAAAAAAAGAACAGACTTGACATTGATAAATACACATACCGGTTCATGGAGAATGAGGCTGGTTTGACAGAGGATTACTGGCCACTCTATGCTGTAGCCGGCGGTGTTGGGACTGTTCTTGGATGGAGTTGGTTGTTATTGTTGGGTTCACGCGCTATCCAGATGATGAAGGTATCTGTCCACATTCTCACCACTTATCTTGCTGTGATCAGTGTTTTGTGTTTCTGGGCTCAACAGTTTTTCTGGGGTGTTGCTTTTGCTATTGGAGCAGCTCTGCAGTTTTTGTATATTATATCTGTTATAGATAGGTAAGTAGTTATCCTTCCTTCGGATAcattgtattttatttgaattttgatgatgtTTTCCTGTTGCTGATTGGCTGTTTGGAGGTTGTTGCTTGCTCCATCCCTTTCCATATTTTAGCGATTGGTAAAGTTAATATTTGAAGCTGCCTACAGTTTTTTTTGCCGAGACCCTGTTTAAATAAACAACTTAGttaagtgcttatagcatataagtgcttatgtagaaactatatctataacaaaaaataaaataaaggcaatatcttttcatataagctataaggtGTTTTCATAAGCCATCATGAAATGCTTATCCAAATTAGCTGAACATCTTATGCATATGCTATAAGTTGTTTCCTTAATCTCTCccaaatagtctcacaagtgcttatgtgagtagataaactcaaatatgtCAATCCAAACAAGTATTGAGACCAATTACATTTCTTgctatttaaaatttgataaCTTTATGAAATCACCCTTTAATGTGTAACATGAAATTGTCTTTTCCCTTGATTGCAAATGGAATTGATGGAGTGAAGTTGTTTTGAAGGTGAAATGGTTAattcttgtttcttttcttttttttgtaaattttgtgTGTCTATACACAGATCACACAACTTGTATTTATCAGGGAGTTACAATAAATGTTTACATTGAATGTCTAATTGATTAGCACTAACCTAGGAAGTTGTAAGGACTGGACAAATTTACTTAATTCTAATACTCCTCCTCAAGCTCTTTGTTGCCATAGCACAATATTCTAATTTCCTCCAATAAGGAAACAATTCCCTGTTTCTTGCTCCTATGTTCTGTTTCTTGCTCCACCATGAGATCAAATTTCCTCCAATAAGGAAACAATGCCCTGAAGTGGACCTTGgtgaacctgcccaatcagcatcagaaTCATCAGAATACCACACAACTTGGGTGTTACCCTTATCATAAAGTAATCTTTTACCTGGCACATTCTTAAATTAAGAATGCGAATCACAACATTCCAATGGTCATCACATGGATCATTTGGAAATTGGCTAACCACACTTACAacaaaatgaatgtctggtcaaaGTGAGGTAATTAAATTTGCCAACCAGAAGTCAATATCTACCGGTGCCTGGGTATTTCAGTGGCTCCCCCTAACTGGTAGTAGCTTGACGGTGGGATCCATATGAGTGTTATTTGTTAGTATTCCTAGTCATTACAACTTCCTAGACATTTAATGTAATTATTGCAGCTTCATTATAAATAGAAGTTGTGATCTTTTTCTAGACACAGAGTTTTACATATTTTACAAGTGTCACTCAGTCGGAAATCAAAGCAAGCTAGTTTCTTCAAGTATATCAAGTGGTAGAGTTTTCAAGAGGTTGATCTCTCTTGTTAAACTCCCATTCTCGTTGATTTAACcagtttatttgtttatttaaaaaattcagaaGTAATGCTCATCTTAGGGTCGAAATCTTTAACATTTTAAGAGCTCTACCTAGTTCTCCTATTCTGTATCCTCCTAATAAATCCTTTCAATTACTGAAAGAAGTCTTCTGCTTTCCTGAGTTCCCAATACACGAaatgattaattaaattgatgTTGGTTGTTATCAACTTTCACTCAACTTCTGTAAATTCAAAATTAACTGAGATTTATAATCCATGTCTATGGTAAAATCTTATATTGGTTGTTGATTATTTTATAATGCCTGGATTATGAGAACCATATTTAGCGATTCCATTAACCTAGGTCATTTTATGCTGTTGATGCATCATAGACATAATGTTGTACATAGATATAAATTTGGACGTCTGACTAAACTAGTCTTGTTAGAATGTTCAATTTATAATATCACAATTCATCAACCAGGTCTATGGTAATAACTGTAATGTCTCTCTTCCATGGAAATGCATATAAATAGATGTTTACTTTGTAAATAACCGTTTGCAACCTGGATACTTTCATTTACAGGAAGATAGATGttgcaattttctatattttggAAGCTCTCTGCTGTTGTTTATCTTATTATTATAGTATAATTTCATCATTGCcatcaattttctttgtatATAATTATGTAAATAATCAAGTTAATTTCCGGTGGCTGGCTCTCTTTGTTATCCAGACTTCCATTTACAATGTTGGTTTTGCAAAAGGCTGTGAAGATGGTATGGAATCTTCCTGAGGTTTTGAGAGTCGCATATGCGTTTATGGCCGTTGTGCTTTTATGGATGGCCTTGTGGTCATTTGGAGCTGCTGGTGTTGTAGCTTCAAGCATGGGTGACGGTGGGCGCTGGTGGCTTCTTGTGGTGAGCTGGCAAGTTTTGCTCTTCATTCTGTCTGTTCTTGTTGGATTCGCTGGTTATGAATTCAGATTGTGTAAGCTTATCTTATCAGATATTGCAATTATGCATGCATGCAGGTCCTCTCTGTAAGCTTATTTTGGACGGGTGCTGTGCTTTGTAATACTATACATGTCATAGTGTCTGGGACACTTGTTCGTGTTAGTATCCATGGTGGTTCCGAGGGTGCATCAATTCCCACTAACTCGATAATGAAATCTTTACAGTATGCTTTAACAACATCTTTTGGTAGCAT
It contains:
- the LOC123911661 gene encoding CTL-like protein DDB_G0274487 isoform X2; translation: MIDSSIPTTNNQGNYRKSGNNISEVVSMEQKRRWHDLFWLGLFVIQLIGLGFALAILGLNRFKKKNRLDIDKYTYRFMENEAGLTEDYWPLYAVAGGVGTVLGWSWLLLLGSRAIQMMKVSVHILTTYLAVISVLCFWAQQFFWGVAFAIGAALQFLYIISVIDRLPFTMLVLQKAVKMVWNLPEVLRVAYAFMAVVLLWMALWSFGAAGVVASSMGDGGRWWLLVVLSVSLFWTGAVLCNTIHVIVSGTLVRVSIHGGSEGASIPTNSIMKSLQYALTTSFGSICYGSLFTAAIRTLRWEIRGIRSKIGNNECLLCCVDFLFHLVETLVRFFNKYAYVQIGVYGKSFNRSARDAWELFQSTGVEALVAYDCSGAVLLMGTILGGLITGTCSGVWAWMKWSDRAFMIGSTSMLMGMILVGVAMVVVESAVTSIYICYAEDPLLIQRWDNDFFNQISETLHQRLQHRSSRAREVLTHNHLDAHIPDNP
- the LOC123911661 gene encoding CTL-like protein DDB_G0274487 isoform X1, with amino-acid sequence MLLHWFEPVTLVKLEETCVILSILSKRSWGNYRKSGNNISEVVSMEQKRRWHDLFWLGLFVIQLIGLGFALAILGLNRFKKKNRLDIDKYTYRFMENEAGLTEDYWPLYAVAGGVGTVLGWSWLLLLGSRAIQMMKVSVHILTTYLAVISVLCFWAQQFFWGVAFAIGAALQFLYIISVIDRLPFTMLVLQKAVKMVWNLPEVLRVAYAFMAVVLLWMALWSFGAAGVVASSMGDGGRWWLLVVLSVSLFWTGAVLCNTIHVIVSGTLVRVSIHGGSEGASIPTNSIMKSLQYALTTSFGSICYGSLFTAAIRTLRWEIRGIRSKIGNNECLLCCVDFLFHLVETLVRFFNKYAYVQIGVYGKSFNRSARDAWELFQSTGVEALVAYDCSGAVLLMGTILGGLITGTCSGVWAWMKWSDRAFMIGSTSMLMGMILVGVAMVVVESAVTSIYICYAEDPLLIQRWDNDFFNQISETLHQRLQHRSSRAREVLTHNHLDAHIPDNP